The following coding sequences are from one Triticum aestivum cultivar Chinese Spring chromosome 5A, IWGSC CS RefSeq v2.1, whole genome shotgun sequence window:
- the LOC123105066 gene encoding protein CANDIDATE G-PROTEIN COUPLED RECEPTOR 2 — protein sequence MPRRLLEGAMALAVAPDAANSSGSGAAPGSGSGPLWWVFDCHGAWYSLAVMLPSLAFVGFLAWQARRSFRRLSYGRSHVVVVAYYALLWAVALLNLLWCFLQAWQCMPDRAFSWNVLSLFTKSGMLFLEVSLIAFLLQGNEASGYESLGRTFVISGAVVSADVLLKTIYVFGFGVPLFIDADQGTGGKWGLWILHKLVLTGVYGLIVFMHHSRWKDRLPAKPAYYQYVCAMLALNGLSLFGCFLIACGAGFGLWLYNFTTVCYHALYLPLLYVTFLADFFQEEDMLLENVYYSEMKDAGFFDADWD from the exons ATGCCGAGGCGGCTCCTGGAGGGCGCCATGGCGCTGGCGGTGGCGCCGGACGCCGCCAACTCGTCGGGCTCCGGCGCCGCCCCCGGGTCCGGGTCGGGGCCCCTGTGGTGGGTGTTCGACTGCCACGGGGCCTGGTACAGCCTGGCGGTGATGCTGCCGTCGCTGGCCTTCGTCGGGTTCCTGGCCTGGCAGGCCCGCCGCAGCTTCCGCCGCCTCAGCTACGGCCGCTCCCACGTCGTCGTCGTTGCCTACTACGCGCTCCTCTGGGCCGTCGCCCTCCTCAACCTCCTCTGGTGCTTCCTCCAG GCGTGGCAGTGTATGCCTGATAGGGCCTTCTCATGGAATGTGCTTTCATTGTTTACCAAATCTGGAATGTTATTCTTGGAAGTTAGTCTTATAGCATTTCTACTTCAAGGAAATGAAGCCAGTGGTTATGAGTCTTTGGGACGTACCTTTGTTATCTCTGGTGCTGTAGTCAGTGCTGATGTATTGCTCAAG ACCATATATGTATTTGGCTTTGGTGTTCCTTTGTTTATCGATGCTGACCAAGGAACTGGTGGGAAATGGGGCCTATGGATTCTCCACAAATTGGTGCTTACAGGAGTTTATGGCTTGATTGTTTTCATGCATCACTCGAGGTGGAAAGACAGGCTACCTG CAAAACCAGCATATTACCAGTATGTGTGTGCAATGCTGGCACTTAACGGCCTATCGCTGTTTGGCTGTTTCCTCATTGCATGTGGAGCTGGATTTGGTTTATG GCTGTATAACTTCACTACTGTCTGTTACCACGCGCTTTACCTTCCACTTCTGTATGTGACTTTCTTAGCAGACTTTTTCCAG GAGGAAGATATGCTTCTAGAGAACGTATACTACTCCGAGATGAAAGACGCTGGGTTCTTTGACGCTGACTGGGATTAA